One genomic window of Myxocyprinus asiaticus isolate MX2 ecotype Aquarium Trade chromosome 5, UBuf_Myxa_2, whole genome shotgun sequence includes the following:
- the pask gene encoding PAS domain-containing serine/threonine-protein kinase isoform X1: MWLMHGRRSSPRGDSVCVADGDCNNSRLIKNDSFCLNKSFPSARNCSLNRLDATGDSHVGSSVAMRNLQLSDLHISHPASQPSAHGSPVLENSLLRQFISTTPENRGTTLTINPNKAILSINRFTLQVLDANKHACKLFECANSDLIGQKLTSLLRVNQMLEEILKEDILDSTGNLITVSAKVVTAVSLSGAEFPVSVWLQTPKQQQLQIFAILLERVERITAHVTFARNGGILSCDPTFAYLYGYHTAEEMTGMSIMSLMPSLQIPFNCRTTLKGLRVQRLCLQARSGLAIPACVRLQAAVSCVRSALQMNGPLNPESSDCRTPSGGVLSPSSGVLYSGSVCVFAPSSCLLTLRPNGTIHSLSNIFSSLLLGYSSSQLLGKNVTYLIPAFYERVCAVERSNNPVSHAHDTSSLCSCHTDPCRCSVSANFPPADVLTLTTDTTKEYQQDTCNPNTVLAGDSVMVHLAMRRKAGLGKGKRIFTGNSAKLEKEGSVPSTMTSPVVTSTPLNGLDDTTELCEQAVDVTAQVSESDSANSTTALLQTFALVESLEVHKTCLFPIFSPHSRQPLTGQDASKAPLNQEHLKSDSKKAPVKSCGSEPHGEPHSLSCQCSEQAQFQDSSFEVISLGSGSSSGFCEKLVGGSGPEKFDENQQGRQLAESGSCFLDLNSNGDVIVRAMSEMDLSESIEIPNAPADLDNSLTSCDTAELLRTLSPLIVESDPESEAQIHPEEEATQKTAPSLKEQEWQTSPHQKAVEPLPNNHLTKVLEQWNSFSELTVGRVLDLRKGSGEMLLPGDAPTTSTPKKVQATSPIPEGRFYVTCYHRDGTPIEVQCDVHDVSLSSGSSLVCVWLSGSHLLIHHQEVLQSVMSPTLGTGAPEQDALACSLAEAIRSDALHSSVDLEQSGACEGHFEEDYRPLRSIGKGAFGFVWLASRRQDGEDVVVKFIRKSAVVNECWVDDPDLGRVSQEVAILARLQHPNIVKVLEVFENEGFFQMVMEKHGDGLDLFEFIDMQPRLDEALASYIFRQLVAAVNYLRSKRVLHRDIKDENIIINSLFHIRLIDFGSATLLEPGKLFYTFCGTLEYCSPEVLQGNPYEGPELEMWSLGVLLYTLLFSENPFCSVEETLQAQLNPPCQISTELSGLLAGLLHPTVDQRMTLEELLELPWIRQPINLAEYSWEEVFPSSNESTEHVESSTCVHQADILYLDNKRSISEDTPLEDEEEDDEQKSTMAALQSELLKYLTDE, from the exons ATGTGGCTGATGCACGGCCGAAGGAGCAGCCCCAGGGGCGACAGTGTTTGTGTTGCTGATGGTGACTGCAATAACAGCAGGCTGATTAAGAATGATTCCTTCTGCTTGAACAAATCCTTCCCCTCCGCACGAAACTGCAGTCTGAACCGCCTAGACGCAACAG GTGATTCTCATGTTGGCTCATCAGTGGCGATGAGGAATCTTCAGCTATCTGATTTGCATATCTCTCACCCTGCATCTCAACCTTCAGCTCATGGGTCTCCTGTGTTGGAGAACTCCCTGCTCAGACAATTTATTAGTACCACTCCCGAGAATAGAGGCACAACCCTCACGATCAACCCCAATAAAGCCATCCTGTCCATCAACCGTTTCACATTACAG GTTTTGGATGCAAACAAACACGCTTGTAAACTATTTGAGTGTGCAAATAGCGATTTGATTGGCCAGAAGCTGACCTCTCTCTTGAGAGTCAATCAGATGCTAGAGGAGATCCTGAAGGAAGACATTCTGGATTCCACTGGGAACCTTATTACTGTTTCTGCAAAAGTG GTGACTGCTGTGAGTTTGTCAGGAGCAGAGTTTCCTGTGTCAGTGTGGCTTCAGACTCCCAAGCAGCAGCAGCTGCAGATCTTTGCGATCCTGCTGGAGAGAGTGGAGAGAATCACAGCACATGTGACATTTGCTCGAAAT GGTGGAATCCTCAGTTGTGACCCCACTTTTGCCTATCTCTATGGTTACCATACTGCTGAGGAGATGACAGGCATGTCAATCATGTCTCTGATGCCATCACTACAGATCCCTTTTAACTGCAGGACAACTCTGAAG GGATTACGTGTACAGAGGTTGTGTTTGCAGGCCAGGTCTGGTTTAGCTATTCCTGCATGTGTCCGGCTGCAGGCAGCTGTGTCCTGTGTTAGATCAGCACTGCAGATGAATGGACCATTGAATCCAGAATCTTCTGATTGCCGGACACCATCAG GTGGTGTTCTGTCCCCCAGCTCAGGTGTGCTGTACTCtggatcagtgtgtgtgtttgctcccAGTAGCTGTCTCCTGACACTTCGACCCAACGGCACCATCCACAGTCTTAGTAACATCTTCAGCTCCCTGCTCCTTGGATACAGCAGCAGTCAGCTGCTCGGCAAG aatgTCACCTACTTGATACCAGCGTTTTATGAGCGAGTTTGTGCTGTGGAGCGAAGCAACAACCCTGTATCTCATGCACATGACACATCCAGCCTGTGCAGTTGCCACACAG ACCCCTGTAGATGCTCTGTTAGTGCTAACTTTCCTCCTGCTGATGTTCTAACCCTTACTACTGACACAACAAAGGAATATCAGCAAGACACATGTA ATCCAAATACAGTGCTTGCTGGAGACAGTGTGATGGTGCATCTGGCCATGCGGAGGAAAGCAGGTCTTGGGAAAGGAAAGAGGATCTTTACTGGGAACAGTGCTAAACTGGAGAAGGAAGGCAGCGTGCCATCAACCATGACCTCACCTGTTGTCACCTCCACACCACTTAATGG ATTGGATGACACTACAGAACTTTGTGAGCAGGCTGTAGACGTGACTGCTCAGGTTTCCGAGTCTGACTCTGCCAACTCCACCACTGCTCTGCTTCAGACCTTTGCTTTGGTGGAGTCCCTGGAGGTCCATAAGACCTGCCTATTTCCCATATTCTCTCCTCACTCCAGGCAGCCCCTCACTGGGCAAGATGCCTCCAAGGCCCCATTGAATCAGGAACACCTGAAATCAGACAGTAAGAAGGCTCCAGTAAAGTCCTGTGGATCTGAACCACACGGTGAACCTCACTCACTGTCCTGCCAGTGTTCAGAGCAGGCTCAGTTTCAGGACTCCAGCTTTGAAGTGATTTCCCTGGGCAGTGGCTCATCCTCTGGGttctgtgagaagcttgtaggaGGTTCAGGTCCAGAAAAGTTTGATGAAAATCAGCAGGGACGGCAGCTTGCTGAATCCGGGAGCTGCTTCCTGGACTTGAACTCTAATGGAGATGTTATTGTTCGTGCAATGTCAGAGATGGACCTCAGTGAGAGCATTGAAATTCCGAACGCCCCTGCTGACCTCGACAATTCGCTGACCTCGTGCGATACTGCTGAACTCCTACGAACCCTTTCGCCCTTGATTGTGGAGTCAGACCCTGAATCAGAAGCTCAAATCCACCCAGAGGAAGAGGCAACACAAAAAACTGCCCCATCACTAAAAGAGCAAGAATGGCAAACAAGCCCTCATCAGaaggctgtagagcccctgccaAACAATCATTTAACCAAAGTTCTGGAACAGTGGAACTCGTTTTCAGAACTTACTGTGGGGCGGGTTCTAGATCTCCGGAAGGGAAGTGGTGAAATGCTGTTACCTGGTGATGCTCCCACAACCTCCACCCCTAAGAAGGTCCAGGCAACTTCTCCCATTCCAGAGGGCAGGTTTTATGTCACGTGCTACCACAGAGATGGAACCCCAATTG AGGTGCAGTGTGATGTGCACGATGTGTCCTTGTCCAGCGGCAGTTCTCTGGTCTGTGTGTGGCTGAGTGGGAGTCATCTCTTGATCCACCATCAGGAGGTCCTACAGAGCGTAATGTCTCCCACACTTGGGACAGGAGCTCCAGAACAAGATGCCTTGGCCTGTAGTCTTGCTGAG GCAATCCGTTCAGACGCCTTGCATTCCTCTGTAGACCTGGAGCAGTCTGGAGCATGTGAGGGTCATTTTGAAGAAGACTACCGCCCACTGCGTTCAATTGGAAAGGGAGCCTTTGGCTTTGTCTGGCTTGCTTCAAGACGACAAGACGGAGAGGAT GTGGTTGTAAAGTTCATCAGGAAAAGTGCAGTGGTCAATGAATGTTGGGTGGATGATCCTGATCTGGGTCGAGTCAGTCAGGAAGTGGCCATTCTGGCACGTCTGCAGCACCCCAACATCGTGAAG GTGCTGGAGGTGTTTGAAAACGAGGGGTTCTTCCAAATGGTAATGGAGAAACATGGAGATGGCCTCGACCTATTCGAGTTTATTGACATGCAGCCAAGACTTGACGAGGCTCTGGCAAGCTACATCTTCAGACAG TTGGTAGCTGCAGTGAACTACCTACGTAGTAAAAGAGTACTCCACAGGGACATAAAGGATGAAAATATCATCATAAATTCTCTCTTTCATATCCGGCTGATTGATTTTGGCTCGGCCACTCTGCTGGAACCCGGAAAACTATTCTACACCTTCTGCGGTACTCTGGAGTACTGCTCACCTGAGGTGCTTCAGGGAAACCC GTACGAGGGTCCAGAACTGGAGATGTGGTCTCTTGGAGTGCTCTTATACACCTTACTGTTCAGTGAAAATCCATTTTGCAGTGTGGAGGAAACACTGCAGGCCCAACTTAACCCTCCCTGCCAGATATCCACAG agtTGAGTGGACTCTTGGCTGGTCTTTTGCACCCAACAGTTGATCAGAGAATGACTCTAGAGGAGCTCTTAGAGTTGCCATGGATACGGCAGCCCATAAACCTAGCAGAGTACTCCTGGGAAGAGGTCTTCCCCTCCAGCAACG AATCCACAGAGCATGTAGAGTCGAGCACATGTGTGCACCAGGCAGACATCCTCTACCTCGACAACAAAAGGAGCATATCTGAGGACACCCCTCTGGAGGATGAAGAAGAGGATGACGAGCAGAAATCAACAATGGCAGCACTCCAGTCTGAACTGCTGAAATATCTCACAGATGAGTGA
- the pask gene encoding PAS domain-containing serine/threonine-protein kinase isoform X2, with protein sequence MWLMHGRRSSPRGDSVCVADGDCNNSRLIKNDSFCLNKSFPSARNCSLNRLDATVAMRNLQLSDLHISHPASQPSAHGSPVLENSLLRQFISTTPENRGTTLTINPNKAILSINRFTLQVLDANKHACKLFECANSDLIGQKLTSLLRVNQMLEEILKEDILDSTGNLITVSAKVVTAVSLSGAEFPVSVWLQTPKQQQLQIFAILLERVERITAHVTFARNGGILSCDPTFAYLYGYHTAEEMTGMSIMSLMPSLQIPFNCRTTLKGLRVQRLCLQARSGLAIPACVRLQAAVSCVRSALQMNGPLNPESSDCRTPSGGVLSPSSGVLYSGSVCVFAPSSCLLTLRPNGTIHSLSNIFSSLLLGYSSSQLLGKNVTYLIPAFYERVCAVERSNNPVSHAHDTSSLCSCHTDPCRCSVSANFPPADVLTLTTDTTKEYQQDTCNPNTVLAGDSVMVHLAMRRKAGLGKGKRIFTGNSAKLEKEGSVPSTMTSPVVTSTPLNGLDDTTELCEQAVDVTAQVSESDSANSTTALLQTFALVESLEVHKTCLFPIFSPHSRQPLTGQDASKAPLNQEHLKSDSKKAPVKSCGSEPHGEPHSLSCQCSEQAQFQDSSFEVISLGSGSSSGFCEKLVGGSGPEKFDENQQGRQLAESGSCFLDLNSNGDVIVRAMSEMDLSESIEIPNAPADLDNSLTSCDTAELLRTLSPLIVESDPESEAQIHPEEEATQKTAPSLKEQEWQTSPHQKAVEPLPNNHLTKVLEQWNSFSELTVGRVLDLRKGSGEMLLPGDAPTTSTPKKVQATSPIPEGRFYVTCYHRDGTPIEVQCDVHDVSLSSGSSLVCVWLSGSHLLIHHQEVLQSVMSPTLGTGAPEQDALACSLAEAIRSDALHSSVDLEQSGACEGHFEEDYRPLRSIGKGAFGFVWLASRRQDGEDVVVKFIRKSAVVNECWVDDPDLGRVSQEVAILARLQHPNIVKVLEVFENEGFFQMVMEKHGDGLDLFEFIDMQPRLDEALASYIFRQLVAAVNYLRSKRVLHRDIKDENIIINSLFHIRLIDFGSATLLEPGKLFYTFCGTLEYCSPEVLQGNPYEGPELEMWSLGVLLYTLLFSENPFCSVEETLQAQLNPPCQISTELSGLLAGLLHPTVDQRMTLEELLELPWIRQPINLAEYSWEEVFPSSNESTEHVESSTCVHQADILYLDNKRSISEDTPLEDEEEDDEQKSTMAALQSELLKYLTDE encoded by the exons ATGTGGCTGATGCACGGCCGAAGGAGCAGCCCCAGGGGCGACAGTGTTTGTGTTGCTGATGGTGACTGCAATAACAGCAGGCTGATTAAGAATGATTCCTTCTGCTTGAACAAATCCTTCCCCTCCGCACGAAACTGCAGTCTGAACCGCCTAGACGCAACAG TGGCGATGAGGAATCTTCAGCTATCTGATTTGCATATCTCTCACCCTGCATCTCAACCTTCAGCTCATGGGTCTCCTGTGTTGGAGAACTCCCTGCTCAGACAATTTATTAGTACCACTCCCGAGAATAGAGGCACAACCCTCACGATCAACCCCAATAAAGCCATCCTGTCCATCAACCGTTTCACATTACAG GTTTTGGATGCAAACAAACACGCTTGTAAACTATTTGAGTGTGCAAATAGCGATTTGATTGGCCAGAAGCTGACCTCTCTCTTGAGAGTCAATCAGATGCTAGAGGAGATCCTGAAGGAAGACATTCTGGATTCCACTGGGAACCTTATTACTGTTTCTGCAAAAGTG GTGACTGCTGTGAGTTTGTCAGGAGCAGAGTTTCCTGTGTCAGTGTGGCTTCAGACTCCCAAGCAGCAGCAGCTGCAGATCTTTGCGATCCTGCTGGAGAGAGTGGAGAGAATCACAGCACATGTGACATTTGCTCGAAAT GGTGGAATCCTCAGTTGTGACCCCACTTTTGCCTATCTCTATGGTTACCATACTGCTGAGGAGATGACAGGCATGTCAATCATGTCTCTGATGCCATCACTACAGATCCCTTTTAACTGCAGGACAACTCTGAAG GGATTACGTGTACAGAGGTTGTGTTTGCAGGCCAGGTCTGGTTTAGCTATTCCTGCATGTGTCCGGCTGCAGGCAGCTGTGTCCTGTGTTAGATCAGCACTGCAGATGAATGGACCATTGAATCCAGAATCTTCTGATTGCCGGACACCATCAG GTGGTGTTCTGTCCCCCAGCTCAGGTGTGCTGTACTCtggatcagtgtgtgtgtttgctcccAGTAGCTGTCTCCTGACACTTCGACCCAACGGCACCATCCACAGTCTTAGTAACATCTTCAGCTCCCTGCTCCTTGGATACAGCAGCAGTCAGCTGCTCGGCAAG aatgTCACCTACTTGATACCAGCGTTTTATGAGCGAGTTTGTGCTGTGGAGCGAAGCAACAACCCTGTATCTCATGCACATGACACATCCAGCCTGTGCAGTTGCCACACAG ACCCCTGTAGATGCTCTGTTAGTGCTAACTTTCCTCCTGCTGATGTTCTAACCCTTACTACTGACACAACAAAGGAATATCAGCAAGACACATGTA ATCCAAATACAGTGCTTGCTGGAGACAGTGTGATGGTGCATCTGGCCATGCGGAGGAAAGCAGGTCTTGGGAAAGGAAAGAGGATCTTTACTGGGAACAGTGCTAAACTGGAGAAGGAAGGCAGCGTGCCATCAACCATGACCTCACCTGTTGTCACCTCCACACCACTTAATGG ATTGGATGACACTACAGAACTTTGTGAGCAGGCTGTAGACGTGACTGCTCAGGTTTCCGAGTCTGACTCTGCCAACTCCACCACTGCTCTGCTTCAGACCTTTGCTTTGGTGGAGTCCCTGGAGGTCCATAAGACCTGCCTATTTCCCATATTCTCTCCTCACTCCAGGCAGCCCCTCACTGGGCAAGATGCCTCCAAGGCCCCATTGAATCAGGAACACCTGAAATCAGACAGTAAGAAGGCTCCAGTAAAGTCCTGTGGATCTGAACCACACGGTGAACCTCACTCACTGTCCTGCCAGTGTTCAGAGCAGGCTCAGTTTCAGGACTCCAGCTTTGAAGTGATTTCCCTGGGCAGTGGCTCATCCTCTGGGttctgtgagaagcttgtaggaGGTTCAGGTCCAGAAAAGTTTGATGAAAATCAGCAGGGACGGCAGCTTGCTGAATCCGGGAGCTGCTTCCTGGACTTGAACTCTAATGGAGATGTTATTGTTCGTGCAATGTCAGAGATGGACCTCAGTGAGAGCATTGAAATTCCGAACGCCCCTGCTGACCTCGACAATTCGCTGACCTCGTGCGATACTGCTGAACTCCTACGAACCCTTTCGCCCTTGATTGTGGAGTCAGACCCTGAATCAGAAGCTCAAATCCACCCAGAGGAAGAGGCAACACAAAAAACTGCCCCATCACTAAAAGAGCAAGAATGGCAAACAAGCCCTCATCAGaaggctgtagagcccctgccaAACAATCATTTAACCAAAGTTCTGGAACAGTGGAACTCGTTTTCAGAACTTACTGTGGGGCGGGTTCTAGATCTCCGGAAGGGAAGTGGTGAAATGCTGTTACCTGGTGATGCTCCCACAACCTCCACCCCTAAGAAGGTCCAGGCAACTTCTCCCATTCCAGAGGGCAGGTTTTATGTCACGTGCTACCACAGAGATGGAACCCCAATTG AGGTGCAGTGTGATGTGCACGATGTGTCCTTGTCCAGCGGCAGTTCTCTGGTCTGTGTGTGGCTGAGTGGGAGTCATCTCTTGATCCACCATCAGGAGGTCCTACAGAGCGTAATGTCTCCCACACTTGGGACAGGAGCTCCAGAACAAGATGCCTTGGCCTGTAGTCTTGCTGAG GCAATCCGTTCAGACGCCTTGCATTCCTCTGTAGACCTGGAGCAGTCTGGAGCATGTGAGGGTCATTTTGAAGAAGACTACCGCCCACTGCGTTCAATTGGAAAGGGAGCCTTTGGCTTTGTCTGGCTTGCTTCAAGACGACAAGACGGAGAGGAT GTGGTTGTAAAGTTCATCAGGAAAAGTGCAGTGGTCAATGAATGTTGGGTGGATGATCCTGATCTGGGTCGAGTCAGTCAGGAAGTGGCCATTCTGGCACGTCTGCAGCACCCCAACATCGTGAAG GTGCTGGAGGTGTTTGAAAACGAGGGGTTCTTCCAAATGGTAATGGAGAAACATGGAGATGGCCTCGACCTATTCGAGTTTATTGACATGCAGCCAAGACTTGACGAGGCTCTGGCAAGCTACATCTTCAGACAG TTGGTAGCTGCAGTGAACTACCTACGTAGTAAAAGAGTACTCCACAGGGACATAAAGGATGAAAATATCATCATAAATTCTCTCTTTCATATCCGGCTGATTGATTTTGGCTCGGCCACTCTGCTGGAACCCGGAAAACTATTCTACACCTTCTGCGGTACTCTGGAGTACTGCTCACCTGAGGTGCTTCAGGGAAACCC GTACGAGGGTCCAGAACTGGAGATGTGGTCTCTTGGAGTGCTCTTATACACCTTACTGTTCAGTGAAAATCCATTTTGCAGTGTGGAGGAAACACTGCAGGCCCAACTTAACCCTCCCTGCCAGATATCCACAG agtTGAGTGGACTCTTGGCTGGTCTTTTGCACCCAACAGTTGATCAGAGAATGACTCTAGAGGAGCTCTTAGAGTTGCCATGGATACGGCAGCCCATAAACCTAGCAGAGTACTCCTGGGAAGAGGTCTTCCCCTCCAGCAACG AATCCACAGAGCATGTAGAGTCGAGCACATGTGTGCACCAGGCAGACATCCTCTACCTCGACAACAAAAGGAGCATATCTGAGGACACCCCTCTGGAGGATGAAGAAGAGGATGACGAGCAGAAATCAACAATGGCAGCACTCCAGTCTGAACTGCTGAAATATCTCACAGATGAGTGA
- the pask gene encoding PAS domain-containing serine/threonine-protein kinase isoform X3: MWLMHGRRSSPRGDSVCVADGDCNNSRLIKNDSFCLNKSFPSARNCSLNRLDATAHGSPVLENSLLRQFISTTPENRGTTLTINPNKAILSINRFTLQVLDANKHACKLFECANSDLIGQKLTSLLRVNQMLEEILKEDILDSTGNLITVSAKVVTAVSLSGAEFPVSVWLQTPKQQQLQIFAILLERVERITAHVTFARNGGILSCDPTFAYLYGYHTAEEMTGMSIMSLMPSLQIPFNCRTTLKGLRVQRLCLQARSGLAIPACVRLQAAVSCVRSALQMNGPLNPESSDCRTPSGGVLSPSSGVLYSGSVCVFAPSSCLLTLRPNGTIHSLSNIFSSLLLGYSSSQLLGKNVTYLIPAFYERVCAVERSNNPVSHAHDTSSLCSCHTDPCRCSVSANFPPADVLTLTTDTTKEYQQDTCNPNTVLAGDSVMVHLAMRRKAGLGKGKRIFTGNSAKLEKEGSVPSTMTSPVVTSTPLNGLDDTTELCEQAVDVTAQVSESDSANSTTALLQTFALVESLEVHKTCLFPIFSPHSRQPLTGQDASKAPLNQEHLKSDSKKAPVKSCGSEPHGEPHSLSCQCSEQAQFQDSSFEVISLGSGSSSGFCEKLVGGSGPEKFDENQQGRQLAESGSCFLDLNSNGDVIVRAMSEMDLSESIEIPNAPADLDNSLTSCDTAELLRTLSPLIVESDPESEAQIHPEEEATQKTAPSLKEQEWQTSPHQKAVEPLPNNHLTKVLEQWNSFSELTVGRVLDLRKGSGEMLLPGDAPTTSTPKKVQATSPIPEGRFYVTCYHRDGTPIEVQCDVHDVSLSSGSSLVCVWLSGSHLLIHHQEVLQSVMSPTLGTGAPEQDALACSLAEAIRSDALHSSVDLEQSGACEGHFEEDYRPLRSIGKGAFGFVWLASRRQDGEDVVVKFIRKSAVVNECWVDDPDLGRVSQEVAILARLQHPNIVKVLEVFENEGFFQMVMEKHGDGLDLFEFIDMQPRLDEALASYIFRQLVAAVNYLRSKRVLHRDIKDENIIINSLFHIRLIDFGSATLLEPGKLFYTFCGTLEYCSPEVLQGNPYEGPELEMWSLGVLLYTLLFSENPFCSVEETLQAQLNPPCQISTELSGLLAGLLHPTVDQRMTLEELLELPWIRQPINLAEYSWEEVFPSSNESTEHVESSTCVHQADILYLDNKRSISEDTPLEDEEEDDEQKSTMAALQSELLKYLTDE; encoded by the exons ATGTGGCTGATGCACGGCCGAAGGAGCAGCCCCAGGGGCGACAGTGTTTGTGTTGCTGATGGTGACTGCAATAACAGCAGGCTGATTAAGAATGATTCCTTCTGCTTGAACAAATCCTTCCCCTCCGCACGAAACTGCAGTCTGAACCGCCTAGACGCAACAG CTCATGGGTCTCCTGTGTTGGAGAACTCCCTGCTCAGACAATTTATTAGTACCACTCCCGAGAATAGAGGCACAACCCTCACGATCAACCCCAATAAAGCCATCCTGTCCATCAACCGTTTCACATTACAG GTTTTGGATGCAAACAAACACGCTTGTAAACTATTTGAGTGTGCAAATAGCGATTTGATTGGCCAGAAGCTGACCTCTCTCTTGAGAGTCAATCAGATGCTAGAGGAGATCCTGAAGGAAGACATTCTGGATTCCACTGGGAACCTTATTACTGTTTCTGCAAAAGTG GTGACTGCTGTGAGTTTGTCAGGAGCAGAGTTTCCTGTGTCAGTGTGGCTTCAGACTCCCAAGCAGCAGCAGCTGCAGATCTTTGCGATCCTGCTGGAGAGAGTGGAGAGAATCACAGCACATGTGACATTTGCTCGAAAT GGTGGAATCCTCAGTTGTGACCCCACTTTTGCCTATCTCTATGGTTACCATACTGCTGAGGAGATGACAGGCATGTCAATCATGTCTCTGATGCCATCACTACAGATCCCTTTTAACTGCAGGACAACTCTGAAG GGATTACGTGTACAGAGGTTGTGTTTGCAGGCCAGGTCTGGTTTAGCTATTCCTGCATGTGTCCGGCTGCAGGCAGCTGTGTCCTGTGTTAGATCAGCACTGCAGATGAATGGACCATTGAATCCAGAATCTTCTGATTGCCGGACACCATCAG GTGGTGTTCTGTCCCCCAGCTCAGGTGTGCTGTACTCtggatcagtgtgtgtgtttgctcccAGTAGCTGTCTCCTGACACTTCGACCCAACGGCACCATCCACAGTCTTAGTAACATCTTCAGCTCCCTGCTCCTTGGATACAGCAGCAGTCAGCTGCTCGGCAAG aatgTCACCTACTTGATACCAGCGTTTTATGAGCGAGTTTGTGCTGTGGAGCGAAGCAACAACCCTGTATCTCATGCACATGACACATCCAGCCTGTGCAGTTGCCACACAG ACCCCTGTAGATGCTCTGTTAGTGCTAACTTTCCTCCTGCTGATGTTCTAACCCTTACTACTGACACAACAAAGGAATATCAGCAAGACACATGTA ATCCAAATACAGTGCTTGCTGGAGACAGTGTGATGGTGCATCTGGCCATGCGGAGGAAAGCAGGTCTTGGGAAAGGAAAGAGGATCTTTACTGGGAACAGTGCTAAACTGGAGAAGGAAGGCAGCGTGCCATCAACCATGACCTCACCTGTTGTCACCTCCACACCACTTAATGG ATTGGATGACACTACAGAACTTTGTGAGCAGGCTGTAGACGTGACTGCTCAGGTTTCCGAGTCTGACTCTGCCAACTCCACCACTGCTCTGCTTCAGACCTTTGCTTTGGTGGAGTCCCTGGAGGTCCATAAGACCTGCCTATTTCCCATATTCTCTCCTCACTCCAGGCAGCCCCTCACTGGGCAAGATGCCTCCAAGGCCCCATTGAATCAGGAACACCTGAAATCAGACAGTAAGAAGGCTCCAGTAAAGTCCTGTGGATCTGAACCACACGGTGAACCTCACTCACTGTCCTGCCAGTGTTCAGAGCAGGCTCAGTTTCAGGACTCCAGCTTTGAAGTGATTTCCCTGGGCAGTGGCTCATCCTCTGGGttctgtgagaagcttgtaggaGGTTCAGGTCCAGAAAAGTTTGATGAAAATCAGCAGGGACGGCAGCTTGCTGAATCCGGGAGCTGCTTCCTGGACTTGAACTCTAATGGAGATGTTATTGTTCGTGCAATGTCAGAGATGGACCTCAGTGAGAGCATTGAAATTCCGAACGCCCCTGCTGACCTCGACAATTCGCTGACCTCGTGCGATACTGCTGAACTCCTACGAACCCTTTCGCCCTTGATTGTGGAGTCAGACCCTGAATCAGAAGCTCAAATCCACCCAGAGGAAGAGGCAACACAAAAAACTGCCCCATCACTAAAAGAGCAAGAATGGCAAACAAGCCCTCATCAGaaggctgtagagcccctgccaAACAATCATTTAACCAAAGTTCTGGAACAGTGGAACTCGTTTTCAGAACTTACTGTGGGGCGGGTTCTAGATCTCCGGAAGGGAAGTGGTGAAATGCTGTTACCTGGTGATGCTCCCACAACCTCCACCCCTAAGAAGGTCCAGGCAACTTCTCCCATTCCAGAGGGCAGGTTTTATGTCACGTGCTACCACAGAGATGGAACCCCAATTG AGGTGCAGTGTGATGTGCACGATGTGTCCTTGTCCAGCGGCAGTTCTCTGGTCTGTGTGTGGCTGAGTGGGAGTCATCTCTTGATCCACCATCAGGAGGTCCTACAGAGCGTAATGTCTCCCACACTTGGGACAGGAGCTCCAGAACAAGATGCCTTGGCCTGTAGTCTTGCTGAG GCAATCCGTTCAGACGCCTTGCATTCCTCTGTAGACCTGGAGCAGTCTGGAGCATGTGAGGGTCATTTTGAAGAAGACTACCGCCCACTGCGTTCAATTGGAAAGGGAGCCTTTGGCTTTGTCTGGCTTGCTTCAAGACGACAAGACGGAGAGGAT GTGGTTGTAAAGTTCATCAGGAAAAGTGCAGTGGTCAATGAATGTTGGGTGGATGATCCTGATCTGGGTCGAGTCAGTCAGGAAGTGGCCATTCTGGCACGTCTGCAGCACCCCAACATCGTGAAG GTGCTGGAGGTGTTTGAAAACGAGGGGTTCTTCCAAATGGTAATGGAGAAACATGGAGATGGCCTCGACCTATTCGAGTTTATTGACATGCAGCCAAGACTTGACGAGGCTCTGGCAAGCTACATCTTCAGACAG TTGGTAGCTGCAGTGAACTACCTACGTAGTAAAAGAGTACTCCACAGGGACATAAAGGATGAAAATATCATCATAAATTCTCTCTTTCATATCCGGCTGATTGATTTTGGCTCGGCCACTCTGCTGGAACCCGGAAAACTATTCTACACCTTCTGCGGTACTCTGGAGTACTGCTCACCTGAGGTGCTTCAGGGAAACCC GTACGAGGGTCCAGAACTGGAGATGTGGTCTCTTGGAGTGCTCTTATACACCTTACTGTTCAGTGAAAATCCATTTTGCAGTGTGGAGGAAACACTGCAGGCCCAACTTAACCCTCCCTGCCAGATATCCACAG agtTGAGTGGACTCTTGGCTGGTCTTTTGCACCCAACAGTTGATCAGAGAATGACTCTAGAGGAGCTCTTAGAGTTGCCATGGATACGGCAGCCCATAAACCTAGCAGAGTACTCCTGGGAAGAGGTCTTCCCCTCCAGCAACG AATCCACAGAGCATGTAGAGTCGAGCACATGTGTGCACCAGGCAGACATCCTCTACCTCGACAACAAAAGGAGCATATCTGAGGACACCCCTCTGGAGGATGAAGAAGAGGATGACGAGCAGAAATCAACAATGGCAGCACTCCAGTCTGAACTGCTGAAATATCTCACAGATGAGTGA